Proteins encoded in a region of the Pseudomonas putida genome:
- a CDS encoding peptidylprolyl isomerase, protein MSKVKLSTNHGDIVLHLDAEKAPLTTENFVQYVKDGHYDGTVFHRVIKGFMIQGGGFEAGMSQKKTRASIQNEADNGLKNTKYSIAMARTMEPHSASAQFFINASDNDFLNHSGKNVQGWGYAVFGEVIEGREIVDAIEKVATGSKAGHQDVPKDDVIIEKAEIIE, encoded by the coding sequence ATGTCCAAAGTCAAACTGAGCACCAACCACGGCGACATCGTCCTGCACCTGGACGCCGAGAAAGCGCCTCTGACTACCGAAAACTTCGTTCAGTACGTCAAGGACGGCCACTACGATGGCACCGTATTCCACCGTGTCATCAAGGGCTTCATGATCCAGGGCGGCGGCTTCGAGGCCGGCATGAGCCAGAAGAAAACCCGCGCCAGCATCCAGAACGAAGCCGACAACGGCCTGAAGAACACGAAGTACAGCATCGCCATGGCCCGCACCATGGAGCCGCACTCCGCCTCGGCGCAGTTCTTCATCAACGCCTCCGACAACGACTTCCTCAACCACAGCGGCAAGAACGTGCAGGGCTGGGGCTACGCCGTGTTCGGCGAAGTGATCGAAGGCCGTGAAATTGTCGACGCTATCGAAAAAGTCGCCACCGGCTCCAAAGCGGGTCACCAGGACGTACCGAAAGACGACGTGATCATCGAGAAAGCCGAGATCATTGAGTGA